In Stieleria varia, one genomic interval encodes:
- a CDS encoding TadE/TadG family type IV pilus assembly protein yields the protein MMSRTRIQTRTGAAAVEFAVAITVLLMIVFASIEFGRLNLLKHSVEHASYLAARRAVIVGASSSDAEQVAKDHLNDLNLTGATVVVSPGKLDDDTQMVDVQVTLPVSGNSWVSPVYFTGDISGRTRMYSERVAADMANAVGAASGP from the coding sequence ATGATGTCCCGAACAAGAATACAGACACGCACCGGTGCCGCAGCGGTAGAGTTTGCCGTCGCGATCACCGTGCTCTTGATGATTGTGTTTGCATCGATTGAGTTTGGTCGACTCAATTTGCTAAAGCATTCTGTCGAGCATGCTTCCTATCTCGCAGCTCGCCGCGCCGTGATCGTGGGTGCAAGCTCCAGCGATGCCGAGCAGGTCGCAAAGGATCATTTGAATGATCTGAATCTGACCGGAGCGACCGTCGTCGTTTCGCCTGGAAAACTCGACGATGACACACAAATGGTGGACGTGCAGGTGACGTTGCCAGTGAGTGGAAACTCGTGGGTTTCGCCCGTTTACTTCACAGGTGACATCTCTGGTCGCACTCGGATGTATTCCGAACGCGTGGCCGCCGACATGGCCAACGCCGTGGGAGCCGCGTCGGGTCCCTAG
- a CDS encoding TadE/TadG family type IV pilus assembly protein, whose protein sequence is MNTHRALRKQRKSANNRIGVAVAELAVCLPVLAFLFFATVETCRMLQLKQNVTMTAYEGARIGIVPGVSASIVQSQCTMLLDDRDIRNYQITLNPSDPSTLEIGDNFSVTVSVPFADNSLFGNAAFTNTTVTDTIVMRAE, encoded by the coding sequence ATGAACACTCATAGAGCCTTGCGAAAACAACGCAAATCAGCGAACAATCGCATCGGAGTGGCCGTCGCTGAGTTGGCTGTTTGTCTGCCGGTGCTGGCATTTCTGTTCTTTGCCACGGTCGAGACTTGCCGGATGCTGCAGTTAAAGCAGAACGTCACGATGACGGCCTATGAGGGAGCACGTATCGGGATCGTGCCTGGCGTCAGCGCCAGCATTGTTCAATCCCAATGCACGATGTTGTTGGATGATCGCGATATTCGAAACTATCAGATCACACTGAATCCCTCTGATCCGTCCACGCTAGAGATCGGAGACAACTTCTCCGTGACCGTCAGCGTACCCTTCGCCGACAACTCTCTGTTCGGCAACGCGGCATTTACCAATACGACGGTCACCGACACGATCGTGATGCGTGCTGAGTAA
- the ftsY gene encoding signal recognition particle-docking protein FtsY yields MAFWRSKKESTQPENSAEPSTTPQKPPAAKPTGILARMKAGLSKTRRALNTDIRDLFKSEGRLVDEEFLEQLFARLIRTDMGNGPAEEIRDEIATRFRGRVVHFEEVLDSITQQVQTMLEQQAAPLNLSGKPTVILVVGVNGSGKTTSIGKLAYFLHNSGKKVMLGAGDTFRAAAVQQLTIWSERIGCDIVTGASGADPASVAFQTIEKAIEMQSDVAIIDTAGRLQTQTKLMQELDKIRRVVGKKIEDAPHEVLLVLDSTAGQNALSQAKGFSEVAGCTGIVLAKLDGSARGGVILPIRKQFQLPVKFVGLGEGIEDIAEFDAKSFAHALFAD; encoded by the coding sequence ATGGCATTTTGGCGATCTAAGAAAGAATCAACGCAGCCGGAAAACTCAGCCGAACCGTCAACCACGCCGCAAAAACCACCCGCGGCCAAGCCGACCGGCATCCTGGCGAGGATGAAGGCCGGGTTGTCCAAAACACGCCGCGCCTTGAACACCGACATCCGCGACCTGTTCAAGAGCGAAGGGCGGCTCGTGGACGAAGAGTTTCTGGAACAGCTTTTTGCACGACTGATCCGCACCGACATGGGCAACGGCCCGGCCGAAGAAATCCGTGATGAAATCGCGACCCGTTTTCGCGGTCGCGTCGTCCATTTTGAAGAAGTCTTGGATTCGATCACCCAGCAAGTCCAGACGATGCTGGAACAGCAAGCCGCTCCGCTGAACCTGAGCGGTAAACCGACGGTGATCTTGGTGGTGGGCGTCAACGGCAGCGGCAAGACCACTTCGATCGGCAAGCTCGCGTACTTCCTGCACAACTCAGGCAAAAAAGTGATGCTCGGCGCAGGAGACACGTTCCGCGCCGCGGCCGTTCAACAATTGACCATCTGGTCCGAGCGAATCGGATGCGACATCGTCACCGGTGCCAGCGGCGCCGACCCCGCCAGCGTGGCGTTTCAGACGATCGAAAAAGCCATCGAGATGCAATCCGATGTGGCGATCATCGATACCGCGGGCCGCCTGCAGACGCAAACAAAGTTGATGCAGGAACTCGACAAAATCCGTCGCGTCGTGGGAAAGAAGATTGAGGACGCCCCACACGAGGTGCTGCTGGTGCTGGACTCGACCGCCGGGCAAAACGCTTTGTCGCAAGCTAAGGGGTTCAGTGAAGTCGCCGGTTGCACAGGCATCGTGCTGGCAAAATTGGACGGTTCGGCCCGAGGCGGGGTTATCCTGCCGATTCGTAAACAGTTCCAATTGCCCGTCAAGTTCGTCGGACTCGGCGAAGGCATCGAGGACATCGCCGAATTTGACGCCAAATCGTTTGCCCACGCACTGTTTGCCGACTGA
- a CDS encoding porin: MKLSKLAMLAAIACASYAGNATAGGNDTIQLVSHCAAACDCGEPACGCEAADLGCCDTDSACCDSGCDGGCDSGCGLGIGDCLTGGDCCLGDPWSLFGTEGAYSVGGWIQMGYHSKAVPLFNSRPDNFQLHQAWLYAERAIDTSCGFDIGGRIDYVYGTDGPDTQAFGTGNRGWDNSWDHGNDYGHAIPQLYMEAGYGDMSVKVGHFYTLIGYEVVTAPDNFFYSHAYTMYNSEPFTHTGVLGTYNASDDLTVWGGYTLGWDSGFDDNGDNFLGGFSASVSDSLTLTYATTIGRFGEARFQGVEKGYMQSIVADFALSDKLNYVFQTDYLDTEDNTGATVRETFDINQYLLYSVNDCLGYGARFEWYNEEGVFSPVGTSADIYALTLGVNYKPHANVIVRPEVRFDWDDDQVAGLEDGTDQTTFGFDTIFLF; encoded by the coding sequence ATGAAGCTCAGCAAACTTGCCATGCTAGCTGCCATCGCGTGCGCATCGTACGCAGGTAACGCCACGGCTGGCGGAAACGATACAATTCAACTTGTTTCACATTGTGCTGCTGCATGTGACTGTGGCGAACCCGCCTGCGGTTGCGAAGCAGCAGACCTCGGCTGCTGTGACACGGACTCCGCATGCTGCGACAGCGGCTGTGACGGTGGCTGTGACAGCGGATGCGGACTCGGTATTGGCGATTGCCTGACCGGTGGCGACTGCTGCTTGGGTGACCCCTGGTCGCTCTTCGGCACCGAAGGAGCCTACTCGGTCGGCGGTTGGATCCAAATGGGATACCACTCCAAAGCCGTTCCTTTGTTCAACAGCCGTCCGGACAACTTCCAGCTTCACCAAGCTTGGTTGTACGCCGAACGAGCCATTGACACCTCGTGCGGTTTCGATATCGGTGGACGTATCGACTACGTTTACGGTACCGACGGACCGGACACCCAAGCCTTCGGCACGGGAAATCGTGGATGGGACAACTCCTGGGATCACGGCAACGACTACGGTCACGCCATCCCTCAGTTGTACATGGAAGCCGGTTACGGAGACATGTCGGTCAAGGTCGGTCACTTCTACACCCTGATCGGGTACGAAGTGGTTACCGCCCCCGATAACTTCTTCTACAGCCACGCTTACACGATGTACAACAGCGAGCCTTTCACCCACACCGGTGTTTTGGGCACGTACAACGCTAGCGATGACTTGACCGTTTGGGGTGGATACACCCTCGGTTGGGACAGCGGTTTCGACGACAACGGCGACAACTTCCTCGGTGGTTTCTCGGCTTCGGTAAGCGACAGCTTGACGCTGACCTACGCCACCACCATCGGACGTTTCGGCGAAGCTCGTTTCCAAGGTGTTGAGAAAGGCTACATGCAGTCGATCGTCGCTGACTTCGCACTGTCTGACAAGCTGAACTACGTCTTCCAAACAGACTACTTGGATACCGAAGACAACACCGGTGCAACCGTTCGCGAAACGTTTGATATCAACCAGTACCTGCTCTACTCGGTCAACGATTGCTTGGGCTACGGAGCTCGCTTCGAGTGGTACAACGAAGAAGGCGTTTTCTCACCAGTTGGAACCTCGGCCGACATTTACGCTCTGACCTTGGGCGTGAACTACAAGCCGCACGCCAACGTCATCGTTCGCCCCGAAGTTCGCTTCGACTGGGATGACGACCAAGTCGCCGGCCTGGAAGACGGAACCGACCAAACGACCTTCGGTTTCGACACGATCTTCCTGTTCTAA
- a CDS encoding vWA domain-containing protein, which produces MTRTVALSPSRKRLSRRRQAATMVAVVALLPLLFILAAMVINLSYIQMISGKAQIVTDIAARAAGRAFVETGSESAALAAAQTMAELNPIQSSELTFAEGDLEFGISSRNAKNKAYTFSNAPNGNSVRVTTAAFADGAGDALTPFFSAFGANFEIRPRCTATNTQTTLDVSVIVDRSGSMKFAANESSGSGTPASQPAGWSWGDPAPPNSRWLDLAFSVTAFCEELDATGKIEKVGLVSYASDVTREVDLTDDYTGINAALSAISQSFNGGATSVGDGIVEGIAAVTHPSLARPWASNALVLMSDGIHNTGTDPLVAIQGAIDRQIPIYTVSFSNEADQLLMREIADRTGGKHYHANTSLELAEAFRKIARRLPSMLTE; this is translated from the coding sequence ATGACTCGAACAGTTGCATTGAGCCCTTCACGAAAACGTTTGTCACGCCGGCGACAAGCGGCCACCATGGTGGCTGTCGTTGCACTGCTGCCGTTGTTGTTCATTCTCGCTGCGATGGTGATCAATCTTTCGTACATTCAGATGATCAGCGGCAAAGCTCAAATTGTGACGGACATCGCCGCACGCGCGGCGGGACGTGCTTTTGTGGAGACCGGTAGCGAGTCCGCCGCGTTGGCGGCCGCTCAAACCATGGCAGAGCTCAATCCGATCCAGTCCAGCGAGTTGACGTTCGCCGAGGGTGACTTGGAATTTGGCATCAGTTCGCGAAACGCAAAGAACAAAGCTTACACGTTTTCCAATGCCCCCAACGGAAACTCGGTTCGAGTGACCACGGCCGCTTTTGCCGACGGCGCGGGCGACGCTTTGACTCCGTTCTTCAGTGCCTTTGGTGCCAATTTTGAAATTCGTCCCAGGTGCACCGCCACGAACACACAGACCACTTTGGACGTGTCGGTGATTGTCGACCGCAGCGGTTCGATGAAGTTTGCGGCGAACGAGTCGAGCGGTTCTGGAACTCCAGCCTCCCAGCCGGCGGGCTGGTCTTGGGGCGATCCGGCACCGCCCAACAGTCGCTGGTTGGATTTGGCATTCTCTGTTACGGCGTTCTGCGAGGAGCTGGACGCGACTGGAAAAATCGAAAAGGTCGGTCTGGTCAGCTATGCCAGCGATGTGACAAGAGAAGTCGACTTGACCGACGACTACACCGGAATCAATGCGGCACTCAGCGCGATCAGCCAGTCGTTCAACGGTGGCGCGACGAGTGTCGGCGATGGAATCGTGGAAGGGATTGCCGCGGTGACGCACCCGTCTCTTGCTCGCCCCTGGGCGAGTAACGCGTTGGTTCTGATGAGTGATGGGATTCACAACACCGGCACGGATCCGTTGGTGGCCATCCAAGGAGCAATCGACCGTCAGATCCCGATCTACACTGTCAGTTTCAGCAACGAAGCCGATCAGCTCTTGATGCGGGAGATCGCAGACAGAACCGGTGGAAAGCACTATCACGCAAATACGTCTTTGGAGCTCGCTGAGGCGTTTCGCAAGATCGCCCGCCGACTTCCCAGCATGTTGACTGAGTAA
- a CDS encoding amidohydrolase family protein, with protein sequence MKKSAFRLGNVLLDLLADLRPAVITAAVTTVTMIGCLSAAHGQDPGVARPAATHPNVTTNDPSAWRAERRIVDVHTHVSPTADRYTRAVRILDEVGVGIAIELGSGTVTPPQNDPNGRSALERAMSLSEEIAPGRFMHHMLIDYSGWDSPDWSVRAAAQVQRGHELGAAGLKEFKRLGLFLRDGNGELIRVDDPKLDAVWAKCGELKMPVSIHVADPKAFWLPRDETNERWAELRDHPNWWFGDPKRYPKREELLEQLSRVMERHPETTFIAVHFANNAEEIDWVDEQLDRHPNLFADIAARIPEIGRHPPEKLRALFIKHQDRLLFGTDFQTHQRLILGSAGDDERPSDYDAVVFYEKSWRFFETADRNWPHMTPIQGDWTISSINLPTDVLRKVYFDNARRLFVRRFPLPTLRAKLIESDFVPDGKLDDEVWQTTQPARIEYTIDRATPMPNISTQVRVLCSPKYLYLGFVAPYTQLQMGPDDATGERFGLWEDDVVEAFIAPDPSTINHYTEYEWAPNGETLDLKLKLPEKDFQWSSEMQSAVKLDNEQKIWTTEVRIPIEKITSKVPTAGDRWRVNFYRHDNAANAFLGWSPTATRTAHEPQKFGWLEFTK encoded by the coding sequence ATGAAAAAGTCTGCCTTCCGTCTTGGCAACGTCCTGCTTGATTTGCTGGCTGATTTACGGCCTGCTGTGATCACTGCCGCAGTTACCACTGTGACCATGATTGGCTGTCTCTCTGCAGCACACGGTCAAGACCCTGGCGTCGCCAGGCCAGCGGCCACCCATCCGAACGTGACGACCAATGATCCAAGTGCCTGGCGCGCGGAGCGGCGGATTGTGGACGTTCACACCCACGTCAGCCCAACGGCGGATCGATACACCCGCGCGGTTCGCATACTGGATGAAGTCGGTGTTGGTATCGCTATCGAACTGGGCAGCGGAACGGTGACTCCGCCACAGAATGACCCCAACGGACGATCCGCCCTGGAACGGGCAATGAGTCTGTCCGAAGAAATCGCGCCAGGACGATTCATGCACCACATGCTGATCGACTACAGCGGATGGGACTCACCGGATTGGAGCGTCCGAGCAGCCGCACAAGTGCAACGTGGACACGAATTGGGTGCCGCGGGACTGAAGGAGTTCAAGCGTCTGGGGCTGTTCCTACGCGATGGCAACGGCGAATTGATTCGTGTCGATGATCCCAAACTCGATGCGGTCTGGGCCAAATGTGGTGAACTCAAGATGCCCGTTTCGATTCATGTCGCCGACCCCAAAGCCTTCTGGCTGCCACGCGACGAGACGAATGAGCGATGGGCCGAGCTTCGCGATCATCCGAACTGGTGGTTCGGCGATCCAAAACGATACCCCAAACGAGAGGAGCTGCTTGAGCAATTGAGCCGTGTGATGGAGCGACATCCCGAAACCACCTTCATCGCCGTTCACTTTGCAAATAACGCCGAAGAGATTGACTGGGTGGATGAGCAGCTTGATCGTCATCCGAATCTTTTCGCGGACATTGCGGCACGTATCCCGGAAATCGGGCGACATCCCCCGGAGAAGCTGCGAGCTCTTTTCATCAAACATCAAGACCGATTGTTGTTCGGCACTGATTTTCAAACCCATCAGCGTTTGATTCTTGGCTCGGCCGGCGATGACGAGCGGCCGAGCGATTATGACGCGGTGGTCTTTTACGAAAAGTCGTGGCGATTCTTTGAGACGGCCGACCGCAACTGGCCCCACATGACGCCCATCCAAGGCGATTGGACGATCAGCAGCATTAATCTGCCAACAGACGTGCTCCGCAAAGTCTACTTCGACAACGCGCGTCGATTGTTTGTCCGCCGCTTTCCTCTGCCGACTCTGCGAGCCAAGTTGATCGAATCAGATTTTGTGCCCGATGGAAAACTCGACGACGAAGTTTGGCAGACGACACAACCAGCGCGGATCGAATACACGATTGATCGCGCGACACCGATGCCGAATATCAGCACCCAAGTGCGTGTGTTGTGCAGTCCCAAATATCTCTACTTGGGCTTTGTCGCCCCCTACACCCAATTGCAAATGGGGCCAGATGACGCAACAGGTGAACGCTTTGGACTGTGGGAGGACGACGTCGTCGAAGCGTTCATTGCCCCAGATCCCTCCACTATCAATCACTATACCGAGTACGAGTGGGCACCCAACGGCGAGACGCTGGACTTGAAACTGAAGCTCCCGGAAAAAGATTTCCAATGGAGCAGCGAAATGCAATCGGCGGTGAAGCTGGACAACGAGCAAAAGATTTGGACGACCGAGGTCCGCATCCCGATCGAGAAGATCACGTCGAAAGTGCCGACCGCCGGCGATCGGTGGCGAGTCAACTTCTACCGTCACGACAACGCCGCCAACGCGTTCCTGGGATGGAGCCCAACTGCAACGCGAACCGCTCACGAACCCCAGAAGTTCGGCTGGCTTGAGTTCACAAAGTGA